The Hydrogenobacter thermophilus TK-6 genome window below encodes:
- the serA gene encoding phosphoglycerate dehydrogenase, with protein sequence MFKVLITDPISDKGIELLTREPDIEVDNQPDISYEELLEIVKDYDAIITRSRTPVTAELIDRGEHLKVIGRAGVGVDNVDIERASLRGILVVNTPGANTIGATELTISHMLNVLRNAHIAHQSILEGRWDRKKFMGRELYGKTLGIIGLGNIGSQVAIRAKAFGMKVLAYDPYIPREKADRLGVKLLDSLHEMLRQVDMLTIHAPLTHETRNMITRREFEIMKDGAVLINCARGGIVNEEDLLWALESGKLSGVGLDVFSKEPPSMEFIEKLKRFPNVSLSPHIGANTYESQENVAVIVAQQVIKALRGQTVEYVVNAPFPDISVLTLIKPHLDLAEKMGRFLVQWAEEGIREVHIEVRGDIAEHFHPISSAVLMGILRQVVDFPINIINASYVARDRGIKVEEVMSQDVEDFKHYIKVVVRSDSSERVVAGSVLEGHVPRIFRIDNYRVDVEPEGIMLIFENKDVPGVIGKVGSILGDAGVNIAGFRLGREKRGGIALGILNLDDPVPEEILHELSKLPEVLFVKQVIV encoded by the coding sequence ATGTTTAAAGTGCTCATCACCGACCCCATATCGGATAAGGGGATTGAGCTACTCACCAGAGAGCCAGACATTGAAGTGGACAATCAGCCGGACATATCTTATGAGGAGCTTCTGGAGATAGTCAAAGATTACGATGCCATTATAACCAGAAGCAGAACACCTGTGACAGCAGAGCTCATAGACAGAGGGGAGCATCTTAAGGTCATAGGAAGGGCGGGGGTAGGAGTGGATAATGTGGACATTGAGAGAGCTTCTCTGCGTGGCATACTGGTGGTAAACACACCGGGTGCTAATACCATAGGAGCTACGGAACTCACCATAAGCCACATGCTAAATGTTTTAAGAAACGCTCACATAGCACATCAATCCATTTTGGAAGGCAGGTGGGACAGGAAGAAGTTTATGGGTAGGGAGCTTTATGGCAAAACCTTAGGCATAATAGGTTTGGGCAATATTGGGTCTCAAGTTGCCATAAGAGCAAAAGCCTTTGGTATGAAGGTCCTTGCTTACGACCCTTACATACCAAGAGAGAAAGCGGATAGATTGGGTGTAAAACTCCTGGACAGCCTCCACGAAATGCTAAGACAGGTGGACATGCTTACTATACACGCACCTCTCACGCACGAAACGAGAAACATGATAACCAGAAGAGAGTTTGAGATTATGAAAGACGGGGCAGTGCTTATCAACTGTGCAAGGGGTGGCATAGTAAATGAGGAAGACCTTCTGTGGGCTTTGGAGAGCGGTAAGCTCTCGGGAGTGGGTCTTGATGTGTTTTCTAAAGAGCCCCCTTCTATGGAATTTATTGAAAAACTAAAGAGGTTTCCCAATGTGTCTTTGAGTCCTCACATAGGAGCCAATACCTACGAGTCGCAGGAGAATGTGGCAGTTATAGTGGCACAGCAGGTTATAAAGGCTCTGAGGGGTCAGACCGTAGAGTATGTAGTAAACGCACCTTTTCCGGATATATCAGTGCTTACTCTCATAAAGCCTCACCTTGACCTGGCGGAAAAGATGGGTAGGTTTCTGGTTCAGTGGGCAGAGGAAGGTATAAGGGAGGTTCACATAGAGGTGAGGGGAGATATAGCGGAACACTTCCATCCTATATCTTCTGCGGTGCTTATGGGTATTCTTCGCCAGGTGGTGGATTTCCCCATAAATATAATAAACGCCTCTTATGTGGCAAGGGATAGAGGCATAAAGGTGGAGGAAGTAATGTCGCAGGATGTGGAAGATTTCAAGCATTATATAAAGGTAGTTGTGAGGTCAGACAGTTCCGAAAGAGTGGTGGCAGGGTCGGTGCTTGAGGGACATGTACCCAGAATATTCCGCATAGACAACTACAGGGTGGATGTAGAACCGGAGGGTATAATGCTCATCTTTGAAAACAAAGATGTGCCTGGGGTGATAGGAAAGGTGGGCTCCATACTGGGAGATGCCGGTGTTAACATAGCCGGCTTTAGACTTGGTAGGGAAAAGAGAGGCGGGATAGCTCTTGGCATACTGAACTTAGATGACCCAGTTCCCGAAGAGATACTTCATGAGCTTTCAAAACTTCCCGAGGTGCTATTTGTAAAACAGGTTATTGTATAA
- a CDS encoding RNA-guided endonuclease InsQ/TnpB family protein: MLSSKRVLTIRVGGKERKRKVRTLLLDLAHFRNMLIILITKYKELYGMYPLHQSILYGLVAKTYTGKYRQEFEKVLKNIESNPKLGELLKKLKTQKERIDNPHYVQYVIRQVIRDFKSFFKAVENFRANPERFKEAPRPPKPKKLRYLMNFSVEGNANTFKQEGDKLIIKLRNGKYLKVKLPKDFSLRVSSVRLKLFGNDLYVDLVYEQEVEARNPVGEYTAGIDIGLDEMLSLVSENPNLKSFVISGKEIKAFNQWFNKERAKLRSQMDCLKNEIKRGDYKDTKKLERKLRELEIKEKVLSAHRKRWLDNNLHKIARKLLDLLYETGHKVIYIGKNALESKNGVNLGKRTNQNFVSIPFRRLVELIKYKAQQYGIEVVEVDESYTSKTSPFANVMEIQRTKNKELCYGERMGNLFKDKVLNKVFHADLVGALNIMRVGAKLLRLSFYENLKILFIKLCNPLRLKLIDLFYKVSSESLWIGGSRQGVSVPAGWMEKLG; the protein is encoded by the coding sequence ATGCTCTCAAGTAAAAGAGTTCTTACCATAAGAGTAGGCGGGAAGGAAAGAAAAAGAAAGGTAAGAACTTTACTTTTAGACCTTGCACACTTTAGAAACATGCTCATAATCCTTATCACAAAATACAAGGAGCTTTATGGAATGTATCCTCTCCATCAGTCCATTCTTTACGGTCTTGTTGCCAAAACTTACACAGGTAAATATAGACAAGAGTTTGAAAAGGTTTTAAAAAACATAGAGAGCAATCCTAAGCTGGGAGAACTACTTAAAAAACTCAAAACCCAGAAAGAAAGGATAGATAATCCTCACTATGTTCAATACGTCATTCGTCAAGTTATAAGAGACTTTAAGAGCTTTTTCAAAGCTGTTGAAAATTTTAGAGCCAATCCTGAGAGGTTCAAAGAAGCACCAAGACCACCAAAACCTAAGAAACTCAGATACCTGATGAACTTCTCAGTAGAAGGAAACGCTAACACTTTTAAGCAAGAAGGAGATAAACTAATAATCAAACTCAGAAACGGCAAATATCTTAAAGTCAAACTGCCTAAGGACTTCTCTCTTAGGGTTTCTTCGGTAAGGCTCAAGCTCTTCGGAAATGACCTTTATGTGGATTTAGTTTATGAGCAAGAAGTAGAAGCAAGAAATCCTGTAGGAGAATACACAGCAGGCATAGACATAGGACTTGACGAAATGTTGTCTTTGGTAAGTGAAAATCCCAATTTAAAAAGCTTTGTAATCTCAGGCAAGGAGATAAAGGCATTTAATCAGTGGTTTAACAAAGAAAGAGCTAAACTTAGGTCTCAGATGGATTGCTTAAAGAATGAGATAAAAAGGGGAGACTATAAAGACACAAAGAAGCTTGAGAGAAAGCTGAGAGAACTTGAGATAAAGGAGAAAGTATTATCTGCACACAGAAAAAGATGGCTTGATAACAACCTTCACAAGATAGCAAGGAAGCTATTGGACTTGCTTTACGAAACAGGGCATAAGGTCATTTACATAGGTAAGAATGCACTTGAAAGTAAAAATGGAGTAAACTTGGGAAAGAGGACTAATCAAAATTTTGTCTCTATACCCTTCAGGAGATTGGTAGAGCTAATCAAATACAAAGCACAGCAATACGGTATAGAAGTGGTTGAAGTAGATGAAAGTTATACCTCAAAGACTTCTCCTTTTGCAAATGTGATGGAAATTCAGAGAACTAAGAATAAAGAACTATGTTATGGGGAGAGGATGGGAAATCTTTTTAAAGACAAGGTTTTAAATAAAGTCTTTCATGCTGACTTGGTAGGTGCATTGAACATAATGAGAGTGGGAGCAAAGCTCCTGAGACTTAGCTTTTACGAAAATCTTAAGATTTTGTTTATTAAGCTTTGCAACCCCCTTAGATTAAAGTTGATTGATTTGTTTTACAAAGTATCCTCCGAGTCCTTATGGATAGGGGGTAGTAGGCAGGGAGTCTCAGTCCCTGCAGGGTGGATGGAAAAACTGGGTTAA
- a CDS encoding lytic transglycosylase domain-containing protein: MALLVLLVLSGWAFAFYGCFFDAGKRYNVDPYLLVSIAKVESNFNPQAVNINRNGSVDYGIMQINSYWLYYYRIPMEWIKNPCYNIHFGAMVLRRCMDANGNNLSLAIDCYNRGSKANGESQYVLKVYRSYKKIKHMVR; this comes from the coding sequence ATGGCTCTTCTGGTTTTATTAGTCCTCTCTGGCTGGGCTTTTGCCTTTTACGGGTGCTTTTTTGACGCAGGCAAGAGGTATAATGTGGACCCTTACTTGCTTGTCTCCATAGCCAAAGTGGAAAGCAACTTCAACCCTCAGGCTGTCAACATAAACAGAAATGGAAGCGTTGATTACGGTATTATGCAAATAAACTCTTACTGGCTTTACTACTATCGCATACCCATGGAGTGGATAAAAAATCCTTGCTACAACATACACTTTGGCGCTATGGTTCTCAGAAGATGCATGGATGCCAACGGGAATAACCTGAGTCTGGCAATAGACTGTTACAACAGAGGCTCAAAAGCTAACGGAGAAAGCCAGTATGTGCTAAAAGTTTACAGGAGCTACAAAAAAATAAAGCATATGGTCAGGTAA
- a CDS encoding 2,3-bisphosphoglycerate-independent phosphoglycerate mutase, which yields MEYVKNSTKLLLIVLDGLGGLPVKDGKTELEIAKTPNLDRLAKISALGMHIPVDWGITPGSGPGHLGIFGYDPLKHQIGRGILEALGLGLEVKDTDIAIRGNYATAQVQDGKLIIKDRRAGRISTEENIRITQKLSRAVDKIGDVKVLLSPGMEHRLAVVLRFPYTLPEGSDQIPDTDPQREGLPPIIPYGKNQNSEMVAKVVREFLSVAEEVLKDEPKANYLLLRGFSQKPKMESFSERFGLKACAIATYPMYKGLASLVGMEVLKFEGNTIKDQIKALKDAWKDYDYFFFHVKKTDSYGEDGNWKGKVEVIEEFDSLLPEFLELNPHVLVITGDHSTPSVLKGHSWHPVPVLLYSPYVLGGISDRFTERECLRGELGIFPAVKIINLMLAHSLRLAKYGA from the coding sequence ATGGAATATGTAAAAAATTCCACAAAGCTACTTCTTATAGTTCTTGACGGTTTGGGTGGTCTGCCGGTCAAGGATGGCAAAACAGAGCTGGAAATTGCCAAAACTCCTAACCTTGATAGGCTTGCAAAAATTTCCGCTCTTGGTATGCACATTCCTGTGGACTGGGGTATAACGCCTGGAAGCGGTCCGGGACATCTTGGTATATTTGGCTATGATCCTCTAAAGCATCAGATAGGCAGAGGTATCTTAGAGGCTCTTGGCTTGGGTCTTGAAGTTAAAGACACGGATATAGCCATAAGAGGCAACTACGCTACAGCTCAAGTGCAAGACGGAAAGCTTATTATAAAAGACAGAAGGGCAGGGAGAATATCTACAGAGGAGAACATAAGGATCACACAAAAGCTCTCTCGGGCTGTTGACAAGATAGGGGATGTAAAGGTGCTTTTATCGCCGGGGATGGAACACAGGCTGGCAGTGGTTTTGAGGTTTCCTTATACTCTTCCGGAAGGAAGCGACCAGATCCCCGATACAGACCCTCAAAGGGAGGGCTTGCCTCCCATAATACCTTACGGAAAAAACCAAAACTCAGAGATGGTGGCAAAGGTGGTAAGAGAGTTTTTATCTGTGGCGGAGGAGGTGCTAAAAGATGAGCCAAAGGCTAACTACCTGCTTCTCAGAGGTTTTTCTCAAAAACCTAAGATGGAAAGTTTTTCCGAAAGGTTTGGACTAAAAGCGTGTGCTATAGCCACTTATCCCATGTATAAAGGGCTTGCCAGCCTTGTGGGTATGGAAGTTTTGAAGTTTGAAGGAAACACCATAAAAGACCAGATAAAAGCTCTAAAAGATGCTTGGAAAGACTACGATTACTTTTTCTTTCATGTTAAAAAGACAGACTCTTACGGAGAGGATGGCAACTGGAAGGGAAAGGTGGAGGTGATAGAAGAGTTTGATAGTCTTCTGCCGGAGTTTTTGGAGCTAAATCCCCATGTGCTTGTCATAACAGGCGATCACTCAACACCTTCTGTGTTAAAGGGGCATTCTTGGCATCCTGTGCCTGTGCTTTTATACTCTCCCTATGTCTTAGGTGGCATATCTGACCGTTTTACCGAAAGAGAGTGCCTGAGGGGTGAGCTGGGAATCTTTCCTGCTGTGAAGATCATAAACCTTATGTTGGCACACTCTCTTAGGCTTGCCAAGTACGGTGCATAG
- the dnaE gene encoding DNA polymerase III subunit alpha: protein MAEFVHLHLHTQYSLLDGAIKIKDLAKKARELGYKAVAITDHGNLFGILEFYRSMKKEGIKPIIGMEAYFTTGSRHDRKGKASEDNITDRYNHHLILIAMNDTGLKNLMQLSSISYQEGFYYKPRIDYEVLSQHCEGLIAITACLKGVPTHYASLGDEEKATHWVKKFKDLFGENLYLELQSNQLPEQEIANRILINIAKKMGVKLIATNDSHYLNPDDRLAHQVLMAVQMKKTLMEIKQESAIKCSNEGLHFAGPEEVWEKFKGKFEGWEEALKNTLEVAEKVQDSFELLENRGYLFPKYDTEDKTTAEFLRHLAVKGLRQRIQQGLAKDSPEYWNRLEYELEVVFRMGFEGYFLIVQDFINWAKSQSIPVGPGRGSAAGSLLAFSLGITDIDPIKHGLLFERFLNPERISMPDIDVDFCMEKRDKVIEYVKSKYGEENVAQIITYNVMKAKQTLRDVARALGVPYSVADSLAKLIPQGDVQGTWLSLEEMYLVPIKELLDKYGHHRRDIEDHVSKFRKMCSENPEIKTLVEIALKLEGLTRHTSLHAAGVVISPLPLRERIPLYYDKDQVLATQFDMVNLEELGLIKMDFLGLKTLTELERMKQLVEERHKVSINYLSLPLDDPLVYELLRKGNTTGVFQLESVGMKNLLKRLEPDSFDDIVAVLALYRPGPLKSGLVDSYINRKHGKEQVDYIFPELEPVLKDTYGIIVYQEQVMKISQVLAGFTPGQADTLRKAIGKKKKEVMQEMKEKFIRGALERGYNQEKVIKLWNDIEEFASYSFNKSHSVAYGYISYWTAYMKAHYPEEFFVVKLSTEKSDKKFINLIKDAKSFGFEILQPDINESHVDFTIESKGKIRFGLARIKGVGEDTARSIVEARNGRWKGLGDFLKSIDQRKVNKRVLEALIKAGAFDFTGESREKLLSYMDKASKGGVLPLGDLFGTKVEQKVDPLKYEKEVLGIYISKHPVDPFEKLLSGKVKWLEELEELQEGTYNFVGVVSDLKVKKTKNGTYMATFNLIDKTGIGHAVAFPDVYEKNKELIKEDALLVLKCLVEWDEELEETKLIVKEVYKPEDFIKGEGMNVVLVFTKELSDDELLHVKNCLMEHVEQAEGKEVIMDLRINGYRTVLQADPQIKVVPSAELIESLQKFGIRLIV, encoded by the coding sequence ATGGCGGAGTTTGTGCATCTGCACCTTCATACCCAATACTCTCTTCTTGATGGAGCTATTAAGATAAAGGACCTGGCAAAGAAAGCCAGAGAGCTGGGATACAAGGCTGTAGCTATAACGGATCACGGAAATCTCTTTGGTATCCTTGAGTTTTACAGAAGTATGAAGAAGGAAGGCATAAAGCCTATAATTGGCATGGAAGCTTACTTTACAACAGGTTCGCGCCACGACAGAAAGGGGAAAGCGTCAGAAGACAACATCACAGACAGGTACAACCATCACCTTATTCTGATTGCCATGAACGATACAGGACTCAAAAACCTTATGCAGTTATCAAGCATATCTTACCAAGAGGGTTTTTATTACAAGCCAAGAATAGACTACGAGGTTTTGAGCCAACACTGTGAGGGTCTTATTGCCATAACCGCATGCCTCAAAGGCGTGCCTACTCATTATGCCTCCTTGGGTGATGAGGAAAAGGCTACTCATTGGGTCAAGAAGTTCAAAGACCTCTTTGGAGAAAACCTTTACTTAGAGCTTCAGTCCAACCAACTGCCCGAGCAGGAGATAGCCAACAGGATACTCATAAACATTGCTAAAAAAATGGGTGTTAAACTTATTGCCACCAACGACTCTCATTACCTTAACCCCGACGACAGACTTGCCCATCAGGTGCTTATGGCGGTGCAGATGAAAAAGACCCTCATGGAAATCAAGCAGGAGAGCGCTATAAAGTGTTCCAACGAAGGGCTTCATTTTGCTGGTCCTGAGGAAGTTTGGGAGAAGTTTAAAGGCAAGTTTGAAGGCTGGGAGGAGGCGCTAAAAAATACTCTTGAGGTAGCGGAGAAGGTACAGGACAGCTTTGAGCTTTTGGAAAACAGAGGTTATCTCTTTCCCAAATACGATACGGAAGATAAAACCACTGCAGAGTTTTTAAGGCATCTGGCGGTAAAGGGTCTCAGGCAGAGAATACAGCAGGGGCTTGCAAAGGACAGTCCCGAGTACTGGAATAGGTTGGAGTATGAGCTTGAAGTGGTTTTTAGGATGGGCTTTGAAGGATACTTCCTCATAGTGCAGGACTTTATAAACTGGGCAAAGTCTCAGAGTATCCCCGTTGGACCCGGAAGAGGCTCAGCTGCAGGATCGCTTCTCGCCTTTTCATTGGGTATAACCGACATTGATCCCATAAAGCACGGGCTTTTGTTTGAAAGGTTCTTAAATCCCGAAAGAATATCCATGCCGGACATAGATGTGGACTTTTGTATGGAAAAAAGAGACAAGGTTATAGAGTATGTAAAGTCCAAGTATGGAGAGGAGAATGTAGCTCAGATTATCACATACAATGTTATGAAGGCAAAGCAGACCCTTAGAGATGTAGCGAGAGCTCTGGGAGTGCCTTACTCGGTGGCTGACAGCCTTGCCAAGCTCATACCGCAAGGCGATGTTCAGGGCACATGGCTTTCCCTTGAGGAAATGTATCTGGTACCTATAAAAGAACTCCTTGATAAGTATGGGCATCACAGAAGGGACATAGAGGACCATGTAAGCAAGTTCAGGAAAATGTGTTCAGAAAATCCGGAGATAAAAACGCTTGTGGAGATAGCTTTAAAGCTGGAAGGTCTCACAAGACATACATCACTGCACGCAGCAGGTGTTGTTATATCTCCTTTGCCCCTTCGTGAGCGTATACCTCTTTATTACGATAAAGACCAAGTTCTTGCCACCCAGTTTGATATGGTCAATTTGGAGGAGCTTGGACTCATAAAGATGGACTTTCTGGGGCTTAAGACTCTCACAGAGCTTGAAAGAATGAAACAGTTAGTAGAGGAGAGGCACAAAGTCAGTATAAATTACCTGAGCCTACCACTTGATGATCCTCTGGTTTATGAGCTTCTCAGGAAGGGCAACACCACCGGAGTTTTCCAACTTGAAAGCGTAGGCATGAAAAATCTTTTAAAAAGACTGGAGCCAGACAGCTTTGACGACATAGTGGCTGTTCTTGCCCTCTACAGACCGGGACCTCTAAAAAGCGGTCTTGTGGACAGCTACATAAACAGAAAGCACGGAAAGGAGCAGGTAGATTACATCTTCCCAGAGCTTGAGCCAGTCTTGAAGGATACTTACGGCATCATAGTTTATCAGGAGCAGGTTATGAAAATCTCTCAGGTGCTTGCAGGCTTCACTCCGGGTCAAGCAGACACTCTCCGTAAAGCAATAGGCAAGAAGAAGAAGGAAGTTATGCAGGAAATGAAGGAGAAGTTTATCAGGGGGGCGCTGGAAAGAGGTTATAACCAAGAAAAGGTGATAAAACTCTGGAATGACATTGAGGAGTTTGCCAGCTACTCTTTCAACAAATCTCACTCAGTTGCTTACGGCTACATATCCTATTGGACAGCTTATATGAAGGCACACTATCCGGAAGAGTTTTTTGTGGTAAAACTCTCCACAGAAAAGAGCGACAAGAAGTTTATAAATCTCATAAAGGATGCCAAAAGTTTTGGTTTTGAAATACTCCAGCCGGACATAAACGAGAGTCATGTGGACTTTACCATAGAGTCAAAGGGCAAAATTAGGTTTGGATTGGCAAGGATAAAGGGGGTAGGAGAGGATACAGCCAGGTCCATAGTGGAAGCAAGAAATGGAAGATGGAAAGGCTTAGGGGACTTTTTAAAAAGCATAGATCAGAGGAAGGTAAACAAGAGGGTGCTTGAGGCGCTTATAAAAGCAGGCGCTTTTGACTTTACTGGAGAGAGCAGAGAAAAACTTCTTTCTTACATGGATAAAGCTTCAAAAGGAGGAGTTTTACCTTTGGGAGACCTCTTTGGTACAAAGGTAGAGCAAAAAGTGGACCCACTAAAGTACGAGAAGGAAGTTCTTGGCATATATATTTCCAAGCATCCGGTGGATCCTTTTGAAAAACTCCTATCAGGAAAAGTAAAGTGGCTTGAAGAGCTTGAGGAGTTGCAGGAAGGCACCTACAATTTTGTGGGCGTTGTGTCCGACCTTAAGGTTAAAAAGACAAAGAATGGCACCTACATGGCAACCTTTAACCTCATAGACAAAACCGGCATAGGTCACGCTGTAGCTTTCCCCGATGTTTATGAGAAAAACAAGGAGCTTATAAAGGAAGATGCTCTTTTGGTTCTTAAGTGCCTTGTTGAATGGGACGAGGAATTAGAGGAGACTAAACTGATAGTTAAAGAAGTATACAAGCCAGAAGACTTTATAAAAGGAGAAGGCATGAATGTTGTGTTGGTATTTACTAAA
- a CDS encoding 4Fe-4S dicluster domain-containing protein — MRKKPVMIIDLDRCIGCLSCEVACKQEKGLETFNIRPMKVFRVEGLSDTADAFFLPMNCFHCEPAPCVFACPTSAMRKRDDGIVYLQEMLCIGCKACIIACPYGAITFNPNTMKVEKCDYCYKRVDNGLLPSCVSKCVTNCLYFVEVDEVPKDRHRASRTNSDLLSKLFDWRRPIQTCASSSE, encoded by the coding sequence ATGAGAAAAAAACCCGTCATGATTATAGACCTGGACAGATGTATAGGCTGTCTGTCTTGCGAAGTTGCTTGCAAACAGGAGAAGGGACTGGAGACTTTCAACATAAGACCTATGAAAGTGTTCAGAGTGGAAGGCTTGTCAGATACCGCAGATGCTTTTTTCCTTCCCATGAACTGTTTTCACTGTGAGCCTGCACCATGCGTTTTTGCATGCCCCACCTCCGCTATGAGAAAGAGGGATGACGGTATTGTATACCTTCAGGAGATGCTTTGCATAGGCTGTAAGGCATGTATAATAGCATGTCCATACGGAGCCATAACTTTTAATCCCAACACCATGAAGGTAGAAAAGTGCGATTACTGTTATAAAAGAGTGGATAATGGTTTACTACCTTCCTGTGTATCCAAGTGTGTAACCAACTGCCTTTACTTTGTTGAGGTGGATGAGGTGCCAAAGGATCGCCACAGGGCAAGCAGGACAAACTCTGACCTTCTTTCCAAGCTGTTTGATTGGAGAAGACCTATTCAGACATGCGCGTCAAGTTCAGAGTGA